The genomic DNA TCGCCGACCGGGTGACCCGCAAGGACTGATCACCGCGCGGTCCTGCGATAGCCGCCCGGCGTGAAGCCGAGGACCTTCCGGAAGTCGCGGACCAGGTGCGGCTGGTCGGCGTACCCGAGATCCGCGGCGATCTGCGCGACCGTGGTGCCGGGTTCGGTGCTCAGCAGGTGCGCCGCCTGGTGCAGCCGCCTGCGGTGGATCAACGCGAGGGGTGTCAACCCCACGTAGCGGCGGGTGAGGCGTTGCGCGGTCCGCGGCGAGACGCCGATCGCCGCCGCCGCGTCCTCCACCGTGAGGATCGCCTCGTCCTCCTCGATCGCGACCACCAGCCGATTGGCGAGCGCGGCGTCGTCGGACACCGTCGGAACGCGTGCCGTGAGCCAGGACTCGACGGCGAGGCACGCGCTCGCGAGGTCGCCGTTCCCCATCGCCGCGGCGACGTCCGCGTGCAGCTCCGGCGCGTCGACCACCGGATACTCGTTGAGGATCGAGCGCGCGTCCGCGGTGACGGCCGGTGTCGCCGCGGGCCGCAGCAGCGCGCCGACCGCCCAGCCCGTGCCTACGAGGTCGCGGTGGGACCGGACCGTGGTCGCGCCCGCCAGGCCGACCAGTTCCGTCTCGACCACCAGATTGAGCGCCGGGTACGCGAGCACGTCCTGCCGCGACGTACGGCCGGGCGCGATCTCCCATTGCGAGATCCAGAACCAGCGGACCAGCGCGTCCGCGGCGGGGGAGGGCGGCCGGCGTTCGAAGGTGGGCAGCTGCGCCGGGTAGAGGATGCCGCGGGAGTTCACGGAATCGATCGTAGGCGCGAGGGCTGTCGCGAATGTTCAATCGACGGGCCGTGGTGCGCCCGTAGCGTTTCGGGCATGACAGAGAACATCACCGCCGCGAACGGCGTACACACCACCAACGGAGTCCCGCACTCCTTCAGCTCACTGACGCCCTTCCTCGCGATCCGGGACGCGAAGGGGGCCATCGACTTCTACACCTCCGTCCTCGGGGCCCGGCCGCTGGGCGTCACGGAGATGGGCGGCGTCGTCGTGCACGCCGAACTCGACTTCGGGCAGGGCCGCCTCCAGCTCGGGGAACCCAACGACCAGTTCGGCCTGGTCGCGCCCCCGGACGGCGACGCGGACTGCTACTCGCTGGGGCTGTACTGCAGCAACGTCGACGACGTCGTCGCGCGCGCCGAGGCCGCG from Tsukamurella paurometabola includes the following:
- a CDS encoding VOC family protein, whose product is MTENITAANGVHTTNGVPHSFSSLTPFLAIRDAKGAIDFYTSVLGARPLGVTEMGGVVVHAELDFGQGRLQLGEPNDQFGLVAPPDGDADCYSLGLYCSNVDDVVARAEAAGATIREPVANFVSGDRFASIRDPFGVRWSIMTRVEDLSDEESAARVEEWAAAQG
- a CDS encoding AraC family transcriptional regulator yields the protein MNSRGILYPAQLPTFERRPPSPAADALVRWFWISQWEIAPGRTSRQDVLAYPALNLVVETELVGLAGATTVRSHRDLVGTGWAVGALLRPAATPAVTADARSILNEYPVVDAPELHADVAAAMGNGDLASACLAVESWLTARVPTVSDDAALANRLVVAIEEDEAILTVEDAAAAIGVSPRTAQRLTRRYVGLTPLALIHRRRLHQAAHLLSTEPGTTVAQIAADLGYADQPHLVRDFRKVLGFTPGGYRRTAR